Proteins encoded together in one Ictidomys tridecemlineatus isolate mIctTri1 chromosome 3, mIctTri1.hap1, whole genome shotgun sequence window:
- the LOC144376195 gene encoding calpain-10-like — protein sequence MLAGRGEAPAPARELFRDAAFPASDSSLFFNLSTPLAQFREDMTWRRPQEICATSRLFPDNPWEGQVKQGLLGDCWFLCACAALQKSRHLLDQVFPPGQPSWSDQTYCGLFTCRIWQFGRWEEVTIDDRLPCLAGRLCFSRCQREDVFWLPLLEKVYAKVYGSYEHLWAGQVADALVDLTGGLAERWSLKDLAGTSGQRDRPHGWEHRTCRQLLCLKDQCLISCSVLSPRAGKAVAAGAPCLPDACWRSAPSPERGPLFPPPVLSVERGRTHVAVSCRESRKQVAESRLITFVIHPTGDPAKSRPLSVAVKCIKAR from the exons ATGCTGGCGGGCCGGGGCGAGGCGCCGGCGCCGGCGCGGGAGCTCTTCCGGGACGCGGCGTTCCCCGCCTCCGACTCGTCGCTCTTTTTCAACTTGTCCACACCGCTGGCCCAGTTTCGGGAGGACATGACCTGGAGGCGGCCCCAGGAAATTTGTGCCACGTCCCGGCTATTCCCAGATAACCCTTGGGAAGGACAGGTGAAGCAGGGGCTGCTGGGCGATTGCTGGTTCCTGTGTGCCTGCGCCGCCCTGCAGAAGAGTCGGCATCTCCTGGACCAGGTCTTCCCTCCAGGACAGCCGAGCTGGTCCGACCAGACATACTGTGGCCTCTTTACCTGTCGAATTTGGCAGTTTGGACGATGGGAGGAGGTGACCATAGATGACCGTCTGCCTTGTCTTGCAGGGAGACTCTGCTTCTCCCGCTGCCAGAGAGAGGATGTGTTCTGGCTTCCCTTACTGGAAAAGGTCTATGCCAA GGTCTACGGGTCCTATGAACACCTGTGGGCAgggcaggtggcagatgccctggTGGACTTAACTGGTGGCCTGGCAGAGAGGTGGAGCCTGAAGGACTTAGCAGGAACCAGTGGCCAGCGAGACAGACCCCATGGCTGGGAGCACAGGACCTGTCGGCAGCTGCTCTGCTTGAAGGACCAGTGTCTGATCAGCTGCTCTGTTCTCAGTCCCCGAGCTGGTAAGGCTGTGGCCGCAGGCGCTCCCTGCCTACCCGATGCCTGTTGGCGCTCTGCCCCTTCTCCAGAGAGAGGTCCCCTCTTCCCTCCACCAGTCCTTTCAGTAGAGCGTGGCAGGACCCACGTGGCTGTGTCCTGCAGAGAGTCTAGGAAGCAGGTGGCGGAGTCAAGGCTGATAACTTTCGTCATCCACCCAACTGGCGACCCTGCAAAATCCAGACCCCTTTCTGTTGCAGTGAAATGTATCAAGGCTCGTTAG